Proteins from a genomic interval of Candidatus Poribacteria bacterium:
- a CDS encoding cytochrome bc complex cytochrome b subunit, whose product MPNMRRAVNWAKRSFPLDLDEFKHLTAEAIPMHLKHWWFALGGTPLYLFVVQAMTGIILTFYYSPSPGTAYQSVAHITNEVRFGWYIRSVHHWAANLMVLAVLMHVVRVFFTRAYRKPREMNWMFGVAILLTVFTFGFTGYSLVYEQLSYWAAVVGTNIAEATPVVGHMMARFIRGGDEVGANTLTRFFVLHIGVLPTVMVILLGFHVLQIRLHGVHFDVAIHADADLDEGDEEEAGKTFPFFPDHVMTELIIGMTLTILLTVLALIAPAPLGQMADPNVTPEHIKPEWYFFPMFRWLKLTSFTVGVLGAMVFVTIFLFWPVVDRLLERAFPNKHATVWIGIVGVLILIAFTIWELFV is encoded by the coding sequence ATGCCAAACATGCGACGTGCGGTCAACTGGGCGAAGCGGTCCTTCCCGTTGGATCTCGACGAGTTCAAGCACCTGACTGCCGAGGCGATCCCAATGCACCTCAAGCATTGGTGGTTCGCCCTGGGCGGAACGCCTCTCTACTTGTTCGTCGTCCAGGCGATGACAGGCATTATCCTGACCTTCTACTACTCCCCTAGCCCTGGCACTGCGTACCAGTCCGTCGCCCACATCACGAACGAAGTCCGATTCGGATGGTACATCCGCAGCGTTCACCACTGGGCGGCGAATCTGATGGTGCTCGCCGTGCTGATGCACGTGGTCCGCGTGTTCTTCACGCGCGCCTACCGGAAGCCGCGCGAGATGAACTGGATGTTCGGAGTCGCCATCCTGCTGACCGTGTTCACGTTCGGCTTCACGGGCTATTCGCTCGTCTACGAGCAGCTTTCCTACTGGGCTGCCGTGGTCGGAACGAACATCGCCGAAGCAACCCCGGTCGTCGGTCACATGATGGCTCGGTTCATCCGGGGCGGCGATGAAGTAGGCGCGAACACACTCACCCGGTTCTTCGTGCTGCACATCGGCGTTCTGCCGACTGTGATGGTCATTCTGCTGGGATTCCATGTCCTGCAGATTCGGCTGCACGGCGTCCATTTCGACGTCGCCATCCACGCAGACGCTGATCTCGACGAGGGCGACGAGGAGGAAGCCGGGAAGACCTTCCCGTTCTTCCCCGATCATGTGATGACCGAGCTGATCATCGGGATGACGCTGACGATTCTGCTCACCGTTCTGGCGTTGATCGCGCCAGCGCCGCTGGGCCAGATGGCGGACCCGAACGTGACGCCGGAGCACATCAAGCCTGAGTGGTACTTCTTCCCGATGTTTCGCTGGCTCAAGCTGACGTCGTTCACAGTCGGCGTACTCGGGGCGATGGTGTTCGTGACAATCTTCCTGTTCTGGCCCGTCGTCGATCGGCTCCTGGAACGGGCTTTTCCCAACAAGCACGCGACCGTCTGGATCGGCATTGTCGGTGTGCTAATCCTCATCGCATTCACGATCTGGGAACTGTTCGTCTAG
- a CDS encoding Rieske (2Fe-2S) protein yields the protein MRQENHTPSGSAQQPGPSRRGFLGTVAMIFGVLVSYATAASYGLQFLFPRRERRTPQRVYITSRTHLEEEGAKKFRDLRGHDVVLVQTAGGLRAISTTCTHLGCHVYWEPEHNRFFCPCHNAVFDVDGNVVVGPPPRPLQQYAVEEDEGSIFVMLDA from the coding sequence ATGCGACAAGAGAATCACACCCCAAGCGGCTCTGCCCAGCAGCCTGGTCCATCGCGACGAGGCTTCCTGGGAACCGTCGCGATGATCTTCGGCGTACTCGTGTCCTACGCGACCGCTGCATCGTACGGTCTGCAGTTCCTGTTCCCGAGGCGCGAGCGGCGCACACCGCAGCGCGTTTACATCACATCGAGGACGCACCTCGAAGAGGAGGGCGCCAAGAAGTTCCGGGACCTCCGTGGTCACGATGTCGTTCTCGTGCAGACGGCAGGCGGATTGCGGGCGATCTCGACGACGTGCACCCACTTGGGTTGCCACGTCTACTGGGAACCCGAGCACAACCGCTTCTTCTGCCCCTGCCACAACGCCGTCTTCGACGTCGACGGCAACGTCGTTGTAGGGCCCCCGCCCCGACCTCTGCAGCAGTACGCGGTCGAGGAAGACGAGGGCTCCATCTTCGTCATGCTGGACGCCTAG
- a CDS encoding hydroxylamine oxidoreductase: protein MSLKAKQIIIGGLSFLLLAALIVVGYVESVRRIPGAKPHIVISSDNAKCIDCHSQPSNARTAVMQWKESVHAQKGVGCLECHSAEDADVDAFEHYTYTIATVVSPKDCSKCHREVFDQFQRSHHAQGGKILGSLDNVLAEVVEGHSPIVNGEKSESAAAVSGCKQCHGSEIKVMKDEQGNPIKRASGVLVLDPDTWPNTGIGRLNPDGSLGSCAACHNRHFFSVAQAREPDDCGKCHLGPDHPQYEIYRESKHGINFIAHKEEMNLKARPWIVGKDYVAAPTCATCHMSATPNQGVTHDVGERISWTLRPAISEKVDAVALKAGEQTIPWEERRENMKDVCHQCHSAQYVAAFYTQFDDLVELYNTKFGIPATDIMKAMKAKGLITADTEFDDEIEWTYYYLWHHEGRRARMGASMMGPDYTQWHGMFEVADRFYVEFVPQVKEVIEHGKATGKRSEAVEIEHMLDEILSRPEHRWFVGKMPPEERAARAEASAEFKKRYAGTEK from the coding sequence ATGTCATTGAAGGCGAAGCAGATCATCATCGGCGGTCTGAGCTTCCTCCTGCTCGCCGCACTCATCGTCGTCGGGTACGTCGAGAGCGTGAGACGTATCCCCGGCGCCAAACCACACATCGTCATATCATCCGACAACGCGAAATGTATCGACTGCCACTCGCAGCCGAGCAACGCCCGGACTGCCGTGATGCAATGGAAGGAAAGCGTTCACGCCCAGAAGGGCGTCGGATGCTTGGAGTGCCACTCGGCTGAGGATGCCGACGTGGACGCCTTCGAGCACTACACCTACACAATCGCCACGGTGGTTTCACCCAAGGACTGCTCGAAGTGCCATCGAGAGGTGTTCGACCAGTTCCAGCGGAGCCATCACGCGCAAGGGGGCAAGATCCTCGGATCGCTCGACAACGTGCTCGCCGAGGTCGTCGAGGGACATTCGCCGATTGTCAATGGCGAGAAGAGCGAAAGCGCGGCGGCAGTCAGCGGGTGTAAGCAGTGCCACGGGTCCGAGATCAAGGTGATGAAAGATGAGCAGGGGAACCCGATCAAGCGCGCATCCGGCGTGCTCGTGCTCGACCCCGACACCTGGCCCAACACGGGTATCGGCAGACTGAATCCCGACGGCTCGCTCGGCTCGTGCGCAGCGTGCCACAACCGTCACTTCTTCTCAGTCGCGCAAGCCCGCGAACCCGACGACTGCGGCAAGTGCCATCTGGGCCCCGATCACCCGCAGTACGAGATCTACCGAGAGTCCAAGCACGGCATCAACTTCATCGCGCACAAGGAGGAGATGAACCTCAAGGCGCGCCCGTGGATCGTCGGCAAAGACTACGTCGCAGCGCCGACCTGCGCCACCTGCCACATGAGCGCGACGCCGAACCAGGGCGTAACCCACGACGTGGGCGAACGCATCTCGTGGACGCTGCGACCCGCCATCTCCGAGAAGGTGGACGCAGTAGCCCTCAAGGCGGGCGAGCAGACGATCCCGTGGGAAGAGCGCCGCGAGAACATGAAGGACGTCTGCCATCAGTGCCACTCGGCGCAGTACGTGGCGGCGTTCTACACGCAGTTCGACGACCTTGTCGAACTCTACAACACCAAGTTCGGCATCCCGGCGACCGACATCATGAAGGCGATGAAGGCGAAGGGACTCATCACCGCCGATACCGAGTTCGACGACGAGATCGAGTGGACCTACTACTATCTGTGGCACCACGAGGGCCGCCGGGCTCGAATGGGAGCCTCGATGATGGGTCCCGACTACACGCAGTGGCACGGCATGTTCGAGGTTGCCGACCGGTTCTACGTCGAGTTCGTGCCCCAGGTGAAGGAGGTCATCGAACACGGCAAGGCGACCGGGAAGCGCTCCGAAGCGGTCGAAATCGAGCACATGCTCGACGAGATCCTGTCGCGACCCGAACACCGGTGGTTTGTCGGGAAGATGCCGCCGGAAGAACGCGCCGCACGCGCCGAAGCGTCGGCGGAGTTCAAGAAGCGCTACGCCGGCACTGAGAAGTAG